One Desulfovibrio fairfieldensis genomic window carries:
- a CDS encoding ABC transporter ATP-binding protein, translating to MPSLLEARTLSFGYSGHAPVLDAVSLALRRGEVCALLGPNGAGKTTFLRLLLGLLRPTGGEVLLEGVPLHSLTGRKRAKRMAYVPQEALPRFSMTVFDAVLLGRKPHMRWGPDKNDIARTGETLARLGLESLAQRPLEALSGGQRQKTALARALVQDTDWLLLDEPVSSLDLRHQIEVLDMARRVAETRNLGVLLSLHDVNLAIRFAHTIALLAPSPQGARLEAHGDPAAVLTPGRMRAVYGIAMQAYHGEDGQVPLWFPSSTQS from the coding sequence ATGCCGTCCCTGTTGGAAGCGCGCACCCTCAGTTTTGGCTATTCCGGCCACGCGCCCGTACTTGACGCAGTGAGTCTGGCGCTGCGGCGCGGCGAGGTTTGCGCCCTGCTCGGCCCCAACGGTGCGGGAAAAACCACGTTTCTGCGTCTTCTGTTGGGCCTGCTGCGCCCCACTGGCGGCGAAGTTCTGTTGGAGGGCGTCCCCCTGCACAGCCTGACCGGCAGGAAGCGCGCCAAGCGCATGGCCTATGTGCCGCAAGAGGCTCTCCCCCGTTTTTCCATGACAGTATTCGACGCTGTGCTGCTGGGCCGCAAACCCCACATGCGCTGGGGTCCCGACAAAAACGACATTGCCCGCACAGGCGAAACGCTGGCCCGGCTGGGACTGGAATCCCTGGCACAACGCCCTCTGGAGGCGCTTTCCGGCGGACAGCGGCAAAAGACGGCTTTGGCGCGAGCCCTGGTGCAGGATACGGATTGGCTGTTGCTGGATGAACCGGTCAGCAGTCTGGATCTGCGGCATCAGATTGAAGTGCTGGATATGGCGCGCCGCGTGGCGGAAACGCGCAATCTCGGCGTGCTGCTTTCACTGCACGATGTGAATCTGGCCATACGTTTCGCACACACCATAGCGCTCCTTGCACCGTCGCCGCAAGGAGCGCGCCTCGAAGCGCACGGCGACCCGGCGGCGGTGCTTACGCCCGGACGCATGCGCGCTGTGTATGGCATAGCCATGCAGGCCTACCACGGAGAGGACGGGCAAGTTCCCCTGTGGTTTCCTTCTTCAACGCAATCGTAA
- a CDS encoding FecCD family ABC transporter permease, which translates to MQSTADFLAQRRRKYIALAALLGFACAALLLSLGLGPHGWSLPLAEVPTSESRIFWQLRLPRVIMGALAGGGLAMGGILTQAVLRNPLASPFTLGISSGAAFGAALVIVGGSFGIWHMAASAFLFAALTALTILGIASLRGSRPETLILGGVAVMFLFSAATSFLQYLGTEQQVQAIVFWSFGNLGRVGWPEIVMAAGMILLPLPLALRLAWDFNALAAGEESAASLGVSVLRLRTLGILAASFMTAGAICFTGVIGFIGLVAPHVARFCLGGDHRLLLPGAAFFGAGLVILSDTVARTLLTPQIIPVGIVTAFLGVPFFFWLLLRRSQLREGDL; encoded by the coding sequence ATGCAAAGTACCGCAGATTTTCTTGCCCAACGCCGCCGCAAATATATTGCCCTGGCGGCCTTGCTCGGATTTGCCTGCGCAGCCCTTTTGCTGAGCCTCGGCCTTGGTCCCCATGGTTGGTCTCTGCCCCTTGCCGAAGTCCCGACCTCTGAATCGCGTATTTTCTGGCAGTTACGGCTGCCGCGCGTGATCATGGGCGCTCTTGCGGGCGGCGGACTCGCCATGGGGGGCATTCTTACCCAAGCGGTATTGCGCAATCCTCTGGCGTCTCCCTTTACTTTGGGCATTTCCTCCGGGGCCGCTTTCGGTGCGGCCCTGGTCATCGTGGGCGGTTCCTTCGGCATCTGGCACATGGCGGCCAGCGCCTTTCTTTTCGCAGCGCTGACCGCGCTGACGATCCTGGGCATAGCCAGCCTCCGGGGCAGCCGCCCCGAAACATTGATTCTGGGCGGCGTCGCCGTCATGTTTCTTTTTTCCGCCGCAACGTCGTTTCTGCAATATTTGGGCACGGAACAGCAGGTGCAGGCCATCGTCTTCTGGAGTTTCGGCAACCTCGGCCGCGTAGGCTGGCCGGAAATAGTCATGGCGGCAGGCATGATCCTACTGCCGCTGCCGCTGGCCCTGCGTCTGGCATGGGATTTCAATGCACTGGCAGCCGGGGAAGAGAGTGCGGCTTCCCTTGGGGTATCCGTATTACGCCTGCGGACCCTGGGCATCCTGGCCGCCTCCTTCATGACCGCCGGAGCCATCTGCTTCACCGGAGTGATCGGTTTCATCGGCCTGGTCGCGCCGCATGTGGCCAGATTTTGCCTCGGCGGCGACCACCGTCTGTTGCTTCCCGGCGCGGCCTTTTTCGGTGCCGGTCTGGTGATCCTTTCCGACACCGTGGCCAGAACACTTCTCACGCCGCAGATCATCCCCGTGGGCATTGTCACGGCATTTCTCGGCGTACCGTTCTTTTTCTGGCTTTTGCTGCGTCGCAGCCAATTACGGGAGGGGGACTTATAA
- a CDS encoding helix-turn-helix domain-containing protein has protein sequence MAERKKQRLATIVGANITARRRLKGWNQAAFAERLGIGADSLSRIERGLVAPRFPRLEQMAELLECPVAELFQTQEERERTSPVGPSVAFNTIDLCTKREVVLMAEKIIQLMRS, from the coding sequence GTGGCGGAACGGAAAAAGCAGCGGCTAGCTACGATTGTGGGTGCTAATATCACCGCACGGCGAAGGCTCAAGGGCTGGAACCAAGCCGCTTTTGCCGAGCGGCTTGGAATTGGCGCAGACTCGCTCTCAAGGATTGAACGCGGACTTGTCGCCCCCCGCTTTCCTCGCCTGGAGCAAATGGCGGAACTCCTTGAATGCCCGGTTGCAGAGTTGTTTCAAACTCAGGAAGAGCGAGAACGGACAAGCCCTGTCGGCCCTTCAGTTGCCTTTAATACCATTGACCTTTGCACCAAACGCGAGGTCGTACTGATGGCCGAAAAGATCATTCAACTCATGCGTTCATGA
- a CDS encoding helix-turn-helix transcriptional regulator, translated as MPQKIDPDATPGIKLLRLFRRLFLDGRRHYQQDLAEELHCSAQTIIRMISEIESVVGVALHSGYDNRRRWYQYVAASGCRTLGLNFEELRFLDICREMASEILPKPVLECLDASLEHLALHLADPSHTNLGKQFTFYAKGRIDYTPHAAHIEKLIGAAQERRVCLVRYKAPGRETAREHRFLPVRIAAMNNALYALGGQVGTQCDVVERPCNLAIHRVHDVIMTDKHLSFSLPEEGNSFGLPWHEPCTFTIRFSSKVAEYVRERVWADEQHIEDISDGGLLLTLTTRSKPELDAWVRSFGEDAVMYSNNIIKSVSA; from the coding sequence ATGCCGCAAAAAATCGACCCAGACGCCACGCCGGGCATCAAGCTCTTACGTCTTTTCCGTAGGCTGTTCCTGGATGGACGCCGCCATTACCAGCAGGATTTGGCTGAAGAATTGCATTGCTCGGCGCAAACAATCATCCGCATGATCAGTGAGATTGAAAGCGTAGTGGGCGTTGCACTGCATTCCGGCTACGACAACCGCCGCCGCTGGTACCAATACGTTGCCGCTAGTGGGTGCCGTACTCTGGGGTTGAACTTCGAGGAATTGCGCTTCCTCGACATCTGCCGGGAAATGGCGTCAGAGATACTGCCCAAGCCCGTGCTGGAGTGCTTGGATGCGAGTCTTGAGCATCTAGCCCTACATCTGGCGGACCCGTCCCATACGAATCTTGGCAAGCAGTTCACCTTTTATGCCAAGGGGCGCATCGACTACACGCCTCATGCAGCACACATTGAAAAACTGATAGGGGCTGCCCAAGAAAGGCGTGTCTGCCTTGTCCGCTATAAAGCTCCAGGTCGTGAAACCGCGCGCGAGCATCGCTTTCTTCCTGTGCGCATAGCGGCCATGAATAACGCTCTCTATGCACTTGGCGGGCAGGTCGGCACACAATGCGACGTTGTGGAGCGACCCTGTAATCTGGCGATACACCGTGTGCACGATGTCATTATGACAGATAAGCATCTTAGCTTTAGCCTGCCGGAAGAAGGGAACAGTTTTGGCCTACCGTGGCATGAGCCATGTACTTTCACTATTCGCTTCAGCTCCAAGGTGGCTGAATATGTACGTGAGCGGGTCTGGGCTGATGAACAGCATATAGAAGATATAAGTGATGGGGGACTATTGCTTACTCTTACTACCCGTAGCAAACCTGAGTTAGATGCTTGGGTGCGCAGTTTTGGTGAAGATGCGGTAATGTACTCCAATAATATTATAAAATCTGTTTCAGCATAA
- a CDS encoding glycosyltransferase family 2 protein: MSAMPVVNITMPVFNRYEVTQAAILALRKTSQEVPFCLTVVDNGSDAPLVRKLIDFKERSIIDYLFLLPTNMGVACAANIGWQLVDAPIYMKLDNDIVITEPHWLKKLFCLWRHGQPLSTLGGAFNRKMLLKHPGTLRTRDGILGICRTNLAGQAILIPKEVSDILGRWNEDYGLYGTEDGDYGARMIAAGFPQYYYHGPDFFHDLGKSDSAETYFARNVDKGKEAQEAWETADGKLGLFVTNATLYDECIRSFKIMPRYAVVDITNDYYVHVIEREEYKQFRPVLEGIAQLFTELINKRTLNQRFDPELVLRMKESLARFGQSSDDMERAALAAERKGIQVFAGTEQ, translated from the coding sequence ATGTCTGCAATGCCGGTTGTGAATATTACCATGCCGGTCTTTAACCGATACGAGGTTACGCAGGCTGCTATTCTGGCACTACGCAAAACGTCGCAGGAAGTTCCCTTTTGTCTAACAGTGGTGGATAACGGCAGCGATGCGCCGTTGGTGCGCAAGCTTATTGACTTTAAAGAACGCAGTATTATTGACTATCTTTTTCTCCTACCCACAAATATGGGCGTGGCCTGCGCTGCCAACATCGGTTGGCAACTGGTGGATGCCCCTATTTACATGAAGCTGGACAATGACATTGTCATCACAGAACCACACTGGCTGAAAAAGCTTTTCTGCCTCTGGAGACATGGGCAACCCCTCTCCACGCTGGGCGGCGCGTTTAACCGAAAAATGCTTCTGAAACATCCTGGAACTCTGCGGACCAGAGACGGAATCCTCGGCATCTGCCGTACGAATCTGGCTGGTCAGGCCATTCTGATTCCCAAAGAGGTTTCAGACATCTTGGGCCGGTGGAATGAAGACTACGGCCTTTACGGCACGGAGGACGGCGATTATGGCGCGCGCATGATCGCCGCCGGTTTTCCGCAATACTACTATCATGGTCCGGATTTTTTTCATGATTTGGGTAAATCAGACAGTGCGGAAACCTACTTCGCCCGCAACGTAGACAAGGGGAAAGAAGCTCAGGAGGCATGGGAGACTGCTGACGGTAAACTGGGTCTGTTTGTGACCAACGCAACTCTTTATGACGAATGTATCCGCTCTTTTAAGATCATGCCGCGCTATGCTGTAGTCGACATTACAAATGACTATTACGTCCATGTGATCGAACGTGAAGAATATAAACAGTTCCGACCGGTTCTGGAAGGTATAGCGCAACTCTTCACTGAGCTGATAAACAAGAGAACGCTTAACCAGAGATTTGATCCGGAGCTTGTTCTGAGGATGAAAGAAAGTCTGGCCCGCTTCGGTCAGAGCAGCGACGACATGGAACGCGCTGCTCTGGCCGCTGAACGGAAAGGAATACAGGTTTTTGCCGGAACCGAACAATAG
- a CDS encoding M48 family metallopeptidase, giving the protein MPGTLMLNGLAVDVQRKAIKNIHLAVYPPAGSVRISAPLWMSDERIRLFALAKLEWIRKQRRVIQAQERETPREFLNQETHFVWGHPYLLRLEERLTTPGVNLEHSTLTLYVRPGSDAGKMQETLEGWYRQILRKAALPRLAQWQKALGLPSVTLRIRRMKTRWGTCTPARYSILLNTELAKKPRECLEYIVVHELMHFLEPNHGQNFTALMDKHLPRWRALKKKLNRLPVAHEEWEDETLLGGNRQ; this is encoded by the coding sequence ATGCCCGGCACGCTCATGCTCAACGGACTTGCGGTGGATGTGCAGCGCAAGGCCATCAAGAATATCCACCTTGCCGTATATCCTCCGGCGGGTAGCGTGCGCATCTCCGCGCCATTGTGGATGAGCGATGAGCGTATCCGCCTTTTTGCCCTTGCCAAGCTGGAGTGGATCAGGAAGCAACGCCGGGTCATTCAGGCGCAGGAGCGGGAAACGCCCCGCGAATTTTTGAACCAGGAAACCCACTTCGTCTGGGGTCACCCCTATTTGCTGCGCCTTGAAGAGCGCCTCACCACACCCGGCGTGAACCTGGAGCACAGTACCCTGACCCTGTATGTGCGCCCCGGCAGTGATGCCGGGAAGATGCAGGAAACGCTGGAGGGCTGGTATCGCCAGATTCTGCGCAAAGCCGCCTTGCCGCGACTGGCCCAGTGGCAGAAAGCACTGGGGCTGCCGTCGGTGACGCTTCGTATCCGTCGTATGAAAACGCGTTGGGGCACCTGTACCCCGGCACGCTACAGTATTCTTCTCAATACGGAGTTAGCAAAAAAACCGCGAGAATGCCTTGAGTATATTGTTGTTCACGAACTCATGCACTTTCTGGAACCCAATCACGGCCAAAACTTTACAGCGCTCATGGATAAGCATTTGCCCCGCTGGCGGGCGCTGAAAAAAAAGCTTAACAGGCTGCCTGTGGCTCATGAAGAGTGGGAAGACGAAACATTATTAGGTGGGAATAGGCAATAG